In one Rutidosis leptorrhynchoides isolate AG116_Rl617_1_P2 chromosome 8, CSIRO_AGI_Rlap_v1, whole genome shotgun sequence genomic region, the following are encoded:
- the LOC139863493 gene encoding uncharacterized protein, whose translation MANPQGWVEGKLTMKNKISITCDVKKVMAENQIKIFKETCFSVWLNLEYMGNDPGLVHAMLQRKTVRPERIDDDKYPEKQDDIWFRFKPNFSIRFGHREFCLVTGFLFGTRTDMAHYIPKNYEKEMAPIRQRLFPSIKESTNILIGDIEKKLLKSSRVGVSDDDVVRLAIILVVERAFMGKQSSHVVNKKFLYLVEDFSSVNKYPWGLVYENRLTKWLVKGLVFGKAN comes from the exons ATGGCAAATCCGCAG GGATGGGTTGAAGGTAAACTGACGATGaagaataaaataagtattacatgtGATGTGAAGAAAGTAATGGccgaaaatcaaataaaaatatttaaagaaaCGTGTTTTAGTGTATGGTTAAATCTTGAATACATGGGAAACGATCCCGGActtgtacatgcaatgctccaaCGTAAAACTGTACGCCCGGAAAGAATTGATGATGATAAGTACCCAGAGAAGCAAGATGACATATGGTTTAGATTCAAGCCTAATTTTTCTATTAGATTTGGTCACCGTGAATTTTGTCTAGTAACTGGGTTTTTGTTTGGTACCCGTACGGatatggcacattacatccctaaAAATTATGAAAAAGAGATGGCTCCAATTAGACAACGTTTATTTCCGTCCATTAAAGAGAGCACAAACATTTTGATTGGAGATATTGAAAAGAAGCTACTAAAAAGTAGTCGGGTTGGTGTTTCGGACGATGATGTAGTTCGACTAGCAATCATATTAGTTGTAGAGAGAGCTTTTATGGGTAAACAATCTTCCCATGTGGTGAACAAGAAGTTCTTATATTTAGTTGAAGATTTTTCAAGTGTTAATAAGTACCCATGGGGTCTCGTATATGAGAACCGACTTACGAAGTGGTTAGTGAAGGGTTTGGTGTTCGGGAAAGCCAATTAG